A stretch of Cicer arietinum cultivar CDC Frontier isolate Library 1 chromosome 5, Cicar.CDCFrontier_v2.0, whole genome shotgun sequence DNA encodes these proteins:
- the LOC101493851 gene encoding uncharacterized protein, translating to MSTIETEMEPLTSGASNRIIPLLKAFRASLIFVYTFFLSFLLFIRPRLSSPSSLTAAPSSPRKHLKRKWLVREEEDTFRRRALAQDVGMGHDDGCCRWNTSIFYGVRNNALFCRSWFPVTGDLKGILIIIHGLNEHSGRYADFARQLTLCNFGVYAMDWIGHGGSDGLHGYVPSLDHVVADTGAFLEKIKSENPGIPCFLFGHSTGGAVVLKAASRPHTEEMVEGIILTSPALRVKPAHPIVGAVAPIFSLVAPRFQFKGANKRGIPVSRDPAALVAKYSDPLVYTGPIRVRTGHEILRISSYLTRNFKSVTVPFFVLHGTADKVTDPLASQDLYNNAPSEFKDIKLYDGFLHDLLFEPEREAIAQDIINWMEKKLSSTI from the exons ATGTCTACCATCGAAACGGAGATGGAGCCATTAACATCAGGAGCGAGCAACCGTATAATTCCTCTTCTCAAAGCCTTCAGAGCCTCTCTCATATTCGTCTACACGTTCTTTCTCTCGTTCCTATTGTTCATTCGTCCTCGTCTCTCTTCGCCGTCGTCTCTGACGGCGGCACCGTCTTCTCCGAGGAAACATCTGAAGCGAAAATGGTTGGTTCGAGAAGAAGAGGATACGTTTAGGAGAAGAGCGTTGGCGCAAGACGTTGGAATGGGTCATGATGACGGTTGTTGCCGGTGGAATACTTCGATTTTCTATGGTGTTAGAAACAACGCTTTGTTTTGCCGGTCATGGTTTCCGGTTACCGGTGATCTTAA GGGCATTTTGATCATCATTCATGGGCTTAATGAACACAG TGGAAGATATGCAGATTTTGCTAGGCAGTTAACATTGTGCAACTTTGGTGTCTATGCAATGGACTGGATAg GTCATGGAGGAAGTGATGGATTACATGGTTATGTTCCTTCTCTTGATCATGTGGTTGCTGACACA GGAGCTTTCTTGGAAAAGATTAAATCAGAGAATCCGGGGATACCATGTTTTCTCTTTGGTCACTCCACTGGAGGTGCTGTGGTTTTGAAA GCGGCATCTCGCCCTCATACTGAAGAGATGGTGGAAGGAATTATATTAACCTCACCGGCTTTGCGAGTGAAGCCAGCTCACCCAATTGTTGGT GCTGTTGCTCCTATATTTTCTCTGGTAGCTCCAAGGTTCCAATTCAAAGGAGCAAACAAAAGGGGCATTCCAGTTTCGAGGGATCCAGCAGCATTGGTAGCGAAGTACTCCGATCCACTGGTCTACACAGGACCTATAAGGGTCCGAACTGGGCACGAAATACTGCGAATATCTTCTTACTTAACGCGAAATTTCAAGTCTGTAACAGTACCATTCTTCGTCTTGCACGGAACTGCGGATAAAGTAACTGATCCATTGGCATCACAAGATCTATACAATAATGCACCTTCGGAGTTCAAAGACATAAAGCTTTATGATGGGTTCTTGCATGATCTTTTGTTTGAACCTGAGCGTGAAGCGATAGCTCAGGACATTATCAATTggatggaaaaaaaattatctagtACTATATGA
- the LOC101493532 gene encoding lachrymatory-factor synthase-like gives MAKEIKQKKWEGKDTVEIRGVDGEIVWHVLEDFCNLHKWIPIDTCYKIGGIEGQPGLIRYCASAKKGVTKDAEPTIKWFKEKLLKIDPIQRCLSYEIVDNNMGFKNYVAIMKVLPLQINGGDDGKSEGCMIEWSCVCDPIEGWSLQDLNNYIGSFLKSLGNKIQLAYSYSPSKI, from the coding sequence ATGGCGAAGGAAATTAAGCAAAAAAAATGGGAAGGTAAAGACACCGTTGAGATAAGAGGCGTGGATGGGGAAATAGTGTGGCACGTGTTAGAGGATTTTTGTAACCTTCACAAATGGATTCCAATAGATACATGTTACAAAATTGGGGGAATTGAAGGTCAACCTGGTCTAATCCGTTATTGTGCTTCCGCAAAAAAAGGTGTCACTAAAGATGCTGAGCCAACAATTAAGTGGTTCAAAGAGAAGTTGTTGAAAATTGATCCCATCCAACGTTGTTTGTCCTATGAAATTGTCGATAACAACATGGGATTTAAGAATTATGTAGCTATAATGAAAGTATTGCCATTGCAAATCAACGGTGGTGATGATGGTAAAAGTGAAGGGTGCATGATTGAATGGTCGTGTGTTTGTGATCCAATTGAAGGGTGGAGTTTGCAAGATTTGAATAATTACATTGGGTCTTTTCTCAAGAGCTTGGGAAATAAGATTCAACTTGCATACTCTTATTCACCTAGTAAAATTTAG